The Shinella zoogloeoides genome contains the following window.
AGCAGTCGGCGACAATCAGCGCCGTCATGGCGGTGGCCGGCTCGCCGAGCCAGGACCGGTAGGCGTCGAGCAGGCCGATCTGCGTCAGCGCCGAATTCAGCGCGCCGTATTCCGGGTTATAAATGAGACGCCACAGGGTCGCGTTGACCACCGTCGGCAGCGCCCAGGGCAGGATGAGCAGCGCGCGCAGCACCGTGCGGCCGTGGAACTGCTGGTTCAAAAGCAGGGCGGCAAGCACGCCGAGCACCATTTCCGCCGTTACCGAGGCGACGGCGAACCAAGTGGTGGCGTAGAGCGCCCGCAGGAAATTGCTGCTCGCCAGCATCTTCGCGTAATTGTCGAAGCCGACGAAATTGCCGCCGAGGCCCACCAGCTTGGCATCGGTGAAGGAGAGCCGCACGGTATCGACCATCGGCCAGCCGATGACGGCGACCATGATCACCAGAAGCGGCAGCATGAGTAGCCATGCCCGGGTGGTCATCCAGGTGCTGGACATAGCGTCCTCTTGTCTGTTTTCGGGAAGGAGAGTGTGCGGGCGACCGAAGCCGCCCGCAAGTCAGGATATCAGAGGCCGCTATTGTCGGCGGCGGACTTCAATGCGTCTTCCGGCGATGCCTGATCGAGCAGGGCTTCCTGAATGGCCTGCTGGAGCGCCGTGGAGAGTTCCTGATACTTCGGCGTCGTGGGGCGCGGATACATGGCGGCAAGACCGAGCTTGGCGGCGGCGATCAGCTCTTCCTGGCCGGCGGTGACGGCCGGGTCCTCATAGGAAGACGCCCAGATCGGCAGGCTGAGCTTCGCATAGGCGTTCTGCGTTTCCTGCGAGGTCATGTGGACGATGTATTTCCACGCCTCGTCGGGATGCTTGCTGGTCGAGGTGACGCCGAGGCCCATCGAGCCGTTGACGGCGGAAACCTCGCTCTTGCCTTCCACCCCCGGCGCAGGCACGACGCCCACCTTGCCGGCGACCTTGCTGTCCTTGCCGGCATTGGCCATGTTGTACATGTAGGTCCAGTTCAGCGCGAAGGCCGCCTCGCCGTTCTGGAAGACGTTGCGCACGTCTTCTTCAAGGAATTCCTTGGAGTTCGGGTTGGTGACACCGGACTTGTAGCTGTCCACCATGTATTTCAGCGCGTCGAGACCGCCGCCTTCGGTGAAGGCCGGCTTGCCGTCTTTCAGGAATTCGCCGCCATAGGCGCTGACCAGCGTGGTGTAGTCGCAGATCGCGGCCTCGGCCTGCGACCAGCTCCAGGCGATAGGCGTTGCGAGCAGGCCCTTGTCCTTGATGATCTTGGCCTGATCGTTGAGTTCGGCCCAGGTCTTCGGCGGCGTCTTGATGCCGGCCTTTTCGAGGATTTCCTTGTTGTAGAACAGGTACTTGGTGTCGAGAATCCACGGCATGCCATAGGACTTGCCGTCATAATTCACCGTGGTCCATGCGCCGGGCAGCACGCCCTTCTTCATATCGTCGGTGACGCGCGAAGAGACGTCGACGAGGACGTTGTTGGCCGCATATTCGGCCGGCCAGATCACGTCGAACAGCACGACGTCGTAGCCGCCGCCGGAACCCTGCGCCAGCACCGTCTTGTCGTGCAGGCCCTCATAGGGCACGAATTCGAGGTTTACCTTGATATCCGGGTTCGCCTTGGTGAAGGCGTCGGTCATGGCGCGCACATCCGCCTCGCTATAGGCGGCCTGCGCCATGAAGAGCGCGTTGAGCGTCGTTTCCGCGAAGGCGTGCGGCGCGGAGACGGCGGCGATCAGCGTCGCCCCGATCAGGGTCTTCTTTATCGATTTCAACATGTCGTCCTCCAGTTTGCGTCGTGATCCCGGACCGTCCCCATGGACGTCCGTTCATTCCCCGGAACTCTTTGGTTCCTTATTAAGTCAAATATCTTGACTTAAGTGTTCTGTATTATTCAAATGGTGTCAAGAGGGAATTGCCGATGAACGAATTGCGGACGATCCGCGCCAAGAGCGGAACCAACCAGGAAGGCACGAGCGCCCATAACCGGCGCGTCATCATCGAGGCCATCCGCCTGAACGGGCCGCTCTCGCGGGCCGATCTCGCCCGCGCGACGCGCCTGACGAAGCAGACCGTGTCGAACCTCATCGAGGGACTGGAGGTGGACGGCCTCGTCGCCTCGGAGGATGTGGTGCGCGGCGGGCGCGGCCAGCCATCGACGCCCTATCGGCTGGTCGCGGAGGGGGCTTTTGCCATCGGCGTGCAGATCGACCGCGAGTTCACCCGCGTCGTCGCCGTCGATCTTCTCGGCCGCGAAGCCGCGCGCGCGGTGGAGAACCTGCCGCCGGGCGATCCCGTCGAGGGAAGCCGCGTCATCCTGCGCCTGATCGGGCAGGTGCGCGCGGAGCTTGCGGCGCGCATCCCGCTCTCCGTCCACCGGCTCACCGGCCTCGGCGTCGCCATGCCCGGCCCCTTCGGGCTGGAAGCGCCGGGCGACGACCGCTGGATGATGGCGCGGTGGCAATCCTTTCCGCTCTTGGAAACGCTTTCCGCCGGCACCGGGCTGGAAACGAGCCTGCAGAACGACGCCACCGCCTGCGCCACCGCCGAGCGCATGAACGGCGCGGCCGACGGTCTCGACCATGCCGTCTGCCTCTATCTCGGCTACGGCATCGGCGCGGGCCTCATCCTCGGCGGCGAACTTTATACCGGCAGCAACGGCAATGCGGGCGAGATCGGCATGGTGCTGTTTTCGCGCGGCGGTACGGTCTCGCCGCTTGAGCACCGCGCGTCGCTCGCCTCGCTCTTCCAGCATCTCGGCCTCGATTCGGCGACGACGGATGCCTACGACACGGTGGAGCGGCTGGCGGCGACGGACGATCCGCGCATCCGCGGCTGGCTCGAAGGCGCGGCCGCCGACTTGCGGCAGGCCATCCACATGGTCGAAACCGTCTTCGACCCGCAAACCGTCATCCTGACCGGCAGCGCGCCGCAGCCGCTGGCCGAACGGCTGTTTTCCGCGATCTTCCCGCTGCTGCCGTCCAATGCCGAGCGGCCGGGCCGCACCGTTCCGCGCTTCCGGCTCGGTACGATGGACCCCTGGGCGGTGGCCCTCGGCGCGGCGGCGGATCCCATCCGCCGGGCTTTCGACCCGGTCTTCTCGGCCATCCTGAAGGAAGCGGTCTAGATTCCGGTGAGCATTCGCGCGATGCGCACAGCATAGCGGTCGGTCATGCCCGAGGTGAAGTCGGCAAGGGCGTGCAGCGCCTCTTCGGCATTCGTGACATCGCGCAGGTCGAGGTCGAGCGCCCGGACGAGTTGCCGGTTGTGGTCGGAGAGCCTGTCCCGATCCCAGCCCACGCGGGCGAGGTCCTCGAAGACGGGCAGGATGCCCGTCATCACATTGCCGATCACGCGCCGGCCGGACACTTCCAGCTCGGTCTTCCTGCGGGCGGTGAAGACCTCGTCCCGGGAAAGGGCCTTCATCTTCTCGAAGACGCCCGCCATGGGGCCTGCATCCGCCAGCGAATCGGAGAAGGTGCCGGCCATGATGGCATCGTAGTTTGCCTTGAACGCCTCCACGCAGCTTTCGATCGCTGCACCGATACTCAGCGCGCGCAGCAAGGCGATATGTTCGGCCGGGCTGAGGTCGCCCATGACGCTGTCGGGCCTCTTCGCGGCCTCCTGCAAGACATCCCTGACCGCCTCGTATCGCAGTTCGCCGGTCGTGAAGGCGTCTTCGAGGTCGACGATATTGTAGCAGATGTCGTCCGCCGCCTCGACGATGAAGACCAGCGGATGGCGTCGCCACCAGCTTCCGGCCGCGCCCGTTTCCTCGGGCAGGCCAAGCGACTCCGCCGCCTTGCGGAACAGGTCGAGTTCGGAGCGGAAGAGGCCGAACTTCTTGAGGCCGACATAGGGCGCACGCCCTTCGCCGACGATATCTTCCCGCACGGCGGATGTGACCGGATATTTGGCGAAGGCCCCGAGGGTCGCCTTGGAAAGCTGCATGCCGCCGTCGTTGCGGTACATTTCGAGGCGGGCGATGATGCGGAAGCCCTGCGCATTGCCCTCGAATTTCACGAATTCGGACCGCTGCGCCGTCTCGATCTCCGCCATCATGCCCCGGGCATCGTCGAACCTTTCGGCAAACCAGTCCCCCATCGCCGCCTCGCCGGAATGGCCGAAGGGCGGATTGCCGATATCGTGGGCGACGCTGGCGGCCTGGACGATGTTCGACAGGCTGTGCGATTCGCCGGCGGCGATCTGCCCGATCCCTTCCAGCCAGTCGCCGATGCGCATGGCCAGCGAACGCGCGACGCTGCTGACCTCGATGGAATGGATCAGGCGGTGATGGACGTGGTCGTGCTCGTAGAGCGGCTGCACCTGCGTCTTGTTGGCGAGCCGCCGGAACGGCGTGGAAAAGACGATGCGGTCATGGTCCTGGACGAAGATCGACCGGTTCGGCCTTGCCTCGTAGGGCCTGTTGCGAAGCCGCTCGCTGCAAAGCAGTCTGTCCCATTCCATTCTCAAACCCCGAATTCCATCGCTTTCCGATGCCCATCAGTAGCCTCCGCGATCCACGGCGGCAACCGGGGCGCGGTTTTCCCGGGAAAACCGCTCAGGGGTGATGGAGAACCGACATGCCGCCGTCGACGGTCAGACACGTGGCATTCATGAACGGGCACTCGTCCGAGACCATGAAAAGCGCGGCCCTGGCGATCTCTTCCGGCGTCGCGATGCGCCCGCCCGGATGCAGCCGCATCGTCGCGGCCTCGGCCTCGACGGGATCGGGGAAGCTGTTCCAGTAGTCGACGACCTTCTGCGTGCGCACATAACCGGGCGCCAGCGCGTTCACCCGCACGCCCTGTCCCGCATATTCGAGGCCGAGGGCCTTGGTCATGCCGAGCAGCGCATGCTTGGCGAGCGGATAGGGAAAACTGTGCGGGACGATGGTGAAGGCATGGGTGGAGGCGATGTTGAGGATGACGCCGCCGCCCGCCTCGATCATGCCCGGCAGCACGGCCCGGCTGCAATTCCACGCACCCTTGAGGTTGATGTCGAAGCAGCGCTGCCAGTCCGCCTCGGAAAGCGCCAGCGGTTCGGAAAAGACGTTGACGCCGGCATTGTTGACGAGGGCGTTCGGCCGGCCGATCCCGTCCGTCGCGGCCTGCATCGCCCGCTCGATGGCCGCAGCATCGGCGATATCCGCCGCCGCATGGCCGACCCGGCCGCCACCGGCCCCCAGTCGCCCGGCCTCCCGTGCGAGGAGGTCGCCGTCGCGGTCGATCAGGAAGAGGCTCGCCCCTTCCGCGAAGAAGGTATCGGCCATGGC
Protein-coding sequences here:
- a CDS encoding carbohydrate ABC transporter permease, producing MSSTWMTTRAWLLMLPLLVIMVAVIGWPMVDTVRLSFTDAKLVGLGGNFVGFDNYAKMLASSNFLRALYATTWFAVASVTAEMVLGVLAALLLNQQFHGRTVLRALLILPWALPTVVNATLWRLIYNPEYGALNSALTQIGLLDAYRSWLGEPATAMTALIVADCWKNFPLVALIALAALQAVPRDITAASLVDGAGPFARFRFVILPYLAGPLMVALVLRTIEAFKVFDIIWVMTRGGPANSTRTLSILVYQEAFSFQRAGSGASLALVVTLIVTVLAIGYGMLVRRAAGSAA
- a CDS encoding extracellular solute-binding protein, with the translated sequence MLKSIKKTLIGATLIAAVSAPHAFAETTLNALFMAQAAYSEADVRAMTDAFTKANPDIKVNLEFVPYEGLHDKTVLAQGSGGGYDVVLFDVIWPAEYAANNVLVDVSSRVTDDMKKGVLPGAWTTVNYDGKSYGMPWILDTKYLFYNKEILEKAGIKTPPKTWAELNDQAKIIKDKGLLATPIAWSWSQAEAAICDYTTLVSAYGGEFLKDGKPAFTEGGGLDALKYMVDSYKSGVTNPNSKEFLEEDVRNVFQNGEAAFALNWTYMYNMANAGKDSKVAGKVGVVPAPGVEGKSEVSAVNGSMGLGVTSTSKHPDEAWKYIVHMTSQETQNAYAKLSLPIWASSYEDPAVTAGQEELIAAAKLGLAAMYPRPTTPKYQELSTALQQAIQEALLDQASPEDALKSAADNSGL
- a CDS encoding ROK family transcriptional regulator translates to MNELRTIRAKSGTNQEGTSAHNRRVIIEAIRLNGPLSRADLARATRLTKQTVSNLIEGLEVDGLVASEDVVRGGRGQPSTPYRLVAEGAFAIGVQIDREFTRVVAVDLLGREAARAVENLPPGDPVEGSRVILRLIGQVRAELAARIPLSVHRLTGLGVAMPGPFGLEAPGDDRWMMARWQSFPLLETLSAGTGLETSLQNDATACATAERMNGAADGLDHAVCLYLGYGIGAGLILGGELYTGSNGNAGEIGMVLFSRGGTVSPLEHRASLASLFQHLGLDSATTDAYDTVERLAATDDPRIRGWLEGAAADLRQAIHMVETVFDPQTVILTGSAPQPLAERLFSAIFPLLPSNAERPGRTVPRFRLGTMDPWAVALGAAADPIRRAFDPVFSAILKEAV
- the dgt gene encoding dGTP triphosphohydrolase is translated as MEWDRLLCSERLRNRPYEARPNRSIFVQDHDRIVFSTPFRRLANKTQVQPLYEHDHVHHRLIHSIEVSSVARSLAMRIGDWLEGIGQIAAGESHSLSNIVQAASVAHDIGNPPFGHSGEAAMGDWFAERFDDARGMMAEIETAQRSEFVKFEGNAQGFRIIARLEMYRNDGGMQLSKATLGAFAKYPVTSAVREDIVGEGRAPYVGLKKFGLFRSELDLFRKAAESLGLPEETGAAGSWWRRHPLVFIVEAADDICYNIVDLEDAFTTGELRYEAVRDVLQEAAKRPDSVMGDLSPAEHIALLRALSIGAAIESCVEAFKANYDAIMAGTFSDSLADAGPMAGVFEKMKALSRDEVFTARRKTELEVSGRRVIGNVMTGILPVFEDLARVGWDRDRLSDHNRQLVRALDLDLRDVTNAEEALHALADFTSGMTDRYAVRIARMLTGI
- a CDS encoding SDR family oxidoreductase, which translates into the protein MAGRLEGKRIVVTGAAQGIGLAMADTFFAEGASLFLIDRDGDLLAREAGRLGAGGGRVGHAAADIADAAAIERAMQAATDGIGRPNALVNNAGVNVFSEPLALSEADWQRCFDINLKGAWNCSRAVLPGMIEAGGGVILNIASTHAFTIVPHSFPYPLAKHALLGMTKALGLEYAGQGVRVNALAPGYVRTQKVVDYWNSFPDPVEAEAATMRLHPGGRIATPEEIARAALFMVSDECPFMNATCLTVDGGMSVLHHP